The Panulirus ornatus isolate Po-2019 chromosome 5, ASM3632096v1, whole genome shotgun sequence genome includes a window with the following:
- the LOC139748756 gene encoding exonuclease 3'-5' domain-containing protein 2-like isoform X1, whose translation MTKSWIPEHQALVSGILLGVGSTVALFHYRGAIAQMVCSWRMLRSIKTVQRNVHVVTNEESWAKVLPRLQREAQHEGAVGFDCEWVQVKGSRRPVALMQLASCSGLCVLVRLSHMKPNFPSTLKTFLEDKSVLKVGIGPIDDSSYLAVDYDIKVQGCVDLRYLVLQCHRSESSGPDTLGGGKSAGGMGLNALSQKYLGRTLDKDWRVRASNWEADTLTKRQERYAAEDALAGIHILVMLVERLWVLSSPLIPFLPLPRWHHHLSTAVHQTCQGLLDLKFCNPTRHQNGGLAPSNRPGLSMKMKTSYRSYCTRKGPLYHNCQLWAPDDEPLCTCDPKKAFWYVEKGLGELVSEDPVIVRLNFEPAGRSLAEREDGKFYLQERQNICVVCGKNESYIRKNVVPHEYRKHFPDILKDHQSHDVVLLCIDCHRQSNLHDNTLRSKLAKEFNSPIGTEQDVKVIMDSSLKSVRSAAGALLQNRARIPQKRIMKLENIVKNFFEIEEITEDHLQNAATLNVNILNENYQAHGQRIYEAYKKVGIVKLEQRWRQHFLDTMKPHYMPDGWSVTHNICKIHLKMSHYPLDHPERLRYKILLVGSEGMIDIPYNPQQDPVNSKIFWELH comes from the exons ATGACCAAAAGCTGGATACCTGAACACCAAGCCTTGGTTAGTGGTATTTTGCTTGGTGTAGGAAGTACGGTAGCATTGTTCCATTACCGTGGTGCCATTGCCCAAATGGTTTGTTCTTGGAGGATGCTTAGATCTATAAAGACAGTGCAGAGGAATGTCCATGTGGTCACTAATGAGGAAAGCTGGGCCAAAGTGCTCCCAAGGCTCCAAAG GGAAGCACAGCATGAGGGGGCTGTGGGTTTTGACTGTGAGTGGGTGCAGGTGAAAGGGTCTCGTCGTCCAGTGGCACTTATGCAGCTGGCATCATGTTCTGGGTTATGTGTCTTGGTGCGATTATCCCACATGAAGCCAAATTTTCCTAGCACTCTTAAG ACTTTCTTGGAGGATAAATCAGTTTTAAAAGTGGGCATTGGACCTATTGATGACAGCAGCTATCTGGCGGTGGATTATGACATAAAA gtgCAAGGATGTGTTGACCTTCGTTACCTTGTTCTGCAGTGTCACAGATCTGAGTCATCTGGTCCAGATACTTTGGGCGGAGGGAAGTCAGCTGGTGGCATGGGGTTGAATGCATTATCACAGAAGTACCTTGGACGCACACTGGACAAGGACTGGCGAGTTAGGGCGAGCAACTGGGAAGCTGACACCTTAACCAAGAGACAG GAGAGGTATGCTGCGGAGGATGCTCTGGCAGGCATTCATATCTTAGTGATGCTGGTGGAAAGATTGTGGGTATTATCCTCCCCACTAATTCCCTTCCTTCCGCTGCCAAGATGGCACCATCATTTGTCCACAGCTGTCCATCAGACTTGTCAAGGGCTACTCGATCTCAAGTTCTGTAATCCCACCAGGCATCAGAATGGAG GGCTTGCACCCAGTAATCGTCCAGGACTTTCCATGAAAATGAAGACTTCATACCGATCATACTGCACACGCAAGGGCCCCTTATACCATAACTGCCAGCTCTGGGCCCCAGATGATGAACCTCTTTGTACTTGTGACCCAAAAAAGGCATTCTGGTATGTGGAAAAAGGTCTTGGGGAATTGGTTAGTGAAGACCCAGTTATTGTTCGCCTTAATTTTGAACCTGCTGGTCGTTCACTTGCTGAGAGAGAAGATGGGAAATTTTATCTTCAGGAGCGGCAAAACATTTGTGTTGTATGTGGTAAGAATGAGTCGTATATTAGAAAGAATGTGGTACCCCATGAATATCGCAAACATTTCCCTGACATTCTGAAAGATCACCAAAGCCATGACGTTGTTCTACTGTGTATAGACTGCCACAGACAAAGTAACTTGCATGACAATACTCTCAGATCTAAACTTGCTAAAGAATTTAATAGTCCAATAGGCACAGAACAAGATGTGAAGGTCATCATGGACTCTTCTCTTAAGAGTGTTAGGAGTGCTGCTGGAGCTTTATTGCAAAACCGTGCCAGAATCCCacaaaagagaattatgaaacttgAAAACATCGTCAAAAACTTTTTTGAGATAGAGGAGATAACTGAGGATCATCTCCAGAATGCAGCTACTTTGAATGTGAACAtcttgaatgaaaattatcaagcTCATGGCCAAAGGATATATGAAGCATACAAGAAGGTTGGGATAGTGAAGCTTGAACAGAGGTGGCGACAGCACTTCCTAGACACCATGAAGCCACATTACATGCCTGATGGTTGGTCTGTTACTCATAATATTTGCAAAATACATCTTAAAATGAGCCATTACCCGCTGGACCACCCAGAACGCCTCAGATATAAGATTCTTTTGGTGGGTTCAGAGGGTATGATCGACATTCCATATAATCCCCAGCAGGACCCAGTAAATTCAAAGATTTTCTGGGAGTTGCATTAA
- the LOC139748756 gene encoding exonuclease 3'-5' domain-containing protein 2-like isoform X2 — protein MQLASCSGLCVLVRLSHMKPNFPSTLKTFLEDKSVLKVGIGPIDDSSYLAVDYDIKVQGCVDLRYLVLQCHRSESSGPDTLGGGKSAGGMGLNALSQKYLGRTLDKDWRVRASNWEADTLTKRQERYAAEDALAGIHILVMLVERLWVLSSPLIPFLPLPRWHHHLSTAVHQTCQGLLDLKFCNPTRHQNGGLAPSNRPGLSMKMKTSYRSYCTRKGPLYHNCQLWAPDDEPLCTCDPKKAFWYVEKGLGELVSEDPVIVRLNFEPAGRSLAEREDGKFYLQERQNICVVCGKNESYIRKNVVPHEYRKHFPDILKDHQSHDVVLLCIDCHRQSNLHDNTLRSKLAKEFNSPIGTEQDVKVIMDSSLKSVRSAAGALLQNRARIPQKRIMKLENIVKNFFEIEEITEDHLQNAATLNVNILNENYQAHGQRIYEAYKKVGIVKLEQRWRQHFLDTMKPHYMPDGWSVTHNICKIHLKMSHYPLDHPERLRYKILLVGSEGMIDIPYNPQQDPVNSKIFWELH, from the exons ATGCAGCTGGCATCATGTTCTGGGTTATGTGTCTTGGTGCGATTATCCCACATGAAGCCAAATTTTCCTAGCACTCTTAAG ACTTTCTTGGAGGATAAATCAGTTTTAAAAGTGGGCATTGGACCTATTGATGACAGCAGCTATCTGGCGGTGGATTATGACATAAAA gtgCAAGGATGTGTTGACCTTCGTTACCTTGTTCTGCAGTGTCACAGATCTGAGTCATCTGGTCCAGATACTTTGGGCGGAGGGAAGTCAGCTGGTGGCATGGGGTTGAATGCATTATCACAGAAGTACCTTGGACGCACACTGGACAAGGACTGGCGAGTTAGGGCGAGCAACTGGGAAGCTGACACCTTAACCAAGAGACAG GAGAGGTATGCTGCGGAGGATGCTCTGGCAGGCATTCATATCTTAGTGATGCTGGTGGAAAGATTGTGGGTATTATCCTCCCCACTAATTCCCTTCCTTCCGCTGCCAAGATGGCACCATCATTTGTCCACAGCTGTCCATCAGACTTGTCAAGGGCTACTCGATCTCAAGTTCTGTAATCCCACCAGGCATCAGAATGGAG GGCTTGCACCCAGTAATCGTCCAGGACTTTCCATGAAAATGAAGACTTCATACCGATCATACTGCACACGCAAGGGCCCCTTATACCATAACTGCCAGCTCTGGGCCCCAGATGATGAACCTCTTTGTACTTGTGACCCAAAAAAGGCATTCTGGTATGTGGAAAAAGGTCTTGGGGAATTGGTTAGTGAAGACCCAGTTATTGTTCGCCTTAATTTTGAACCTGCTGGTCGTTCACTTGCTGAGAGAGAAGATGGGAAATTTTATCTTCAGGAGCGGCAAAACATTTGTGTTGTATGTGGTAAGAATGAGTCGTATATTAGAAAGAATGTGGTACCCCATGAATATCGCAAACATTTCCCTGACATTCTGAAAGATCACCAAAGCCATGACGTTGTTCTACTGTGTATAGACTGCCACAGACAAAGTAACTTGCATGACAATACTCTCAGATCTAAACTTGCTAAAGAATTTAATAGTCCAATAGGCACAGAACAAGATGTGAAGGTCATCATGGACTCTTCTCTTAAGAGTGTTAGGAGTGCTGCTGGAGCTTTATTGCAAAACCGTGCCAGAATCCCacaaaagagaattatgaaacttgAAAACATCGTCAAAAACTTTTTTGAGATAGAGGAGATAACTGAGGATCATCTCCAGAATGCAGCTACTTTGAATGTGAACAtcttgaatgaaaattatcaagcTCATGGCCAAAGGATATATGAAGCATACAAGAAGGTTGGGATAGTGAAGCTTGAACAGAGGTGGCGACAGCACTTCCTAGACACCATGAAGCCACATTACATGCCTGATGGTTGGTCTGTTACTCATAATATTTGCAAAATACATCTTAAAATGAGCCATTACCCGCTGGACCACCCAGAACGCCTCAGATATAAGATTCTTTTGGTGGGTTCAGAGGGTATGATCGACATTCCATATAATCCCCAGCAGGACCCAGTAAATTCAAAGATTTTCTGGGAGTTGCATTAA